A segment of the Nasonia vitripennis strain AsymCx chromosome 2, Nvit_psr_1.1, whole genome shotgun sequence genome:
AAAATGGACGATACTTCAAGTGTCATGGATGATACCGTCAACAACAGCCTTGATTGTAGCTCCGTGGGAGTTGAAGAAGACAGCATCAACATTGAAGATCTTCAATCGCAATGTCCATGGACTTTGGGACAAATTGTTTGGTCCAGAATTGGTACCTATCCATTCTGGCCAGGCATTGTCACAATTCATCCAGAAACAATGACATACGTATCAGAAAGAGGTTAGTATGATAGAGATaggcattttttaaatagaaaaacTGTCTTAGCAGAGTTTGTTACGTAGTCTCTTTTGTTCCGTGCAGAATTATATTATGTACTTATTCgtgaaattataataaatttattaaagggattaaaaaacttttttttaattggctaattaatatttttctttaaaaaagtttttatttttgacaatgaattaaattaatgtttCTTAGTAATATGCCAATTTTCTGTTGTTCCTTAAAGAATGGACATACATACATGTATTCTTTTAATTAacattatttcaattttttttcaaaattaatgaaaatctTGTGAATTGTTTCTTTCAAATTGTTTTACCTTTATGTACATTACATTTTGATATATATCTAGAGAGTTCAAATATTACATTACCAACAGAGTAACCATGATTGATTTTCTCATTAAACGTATCAAGTTGGCTGCATGTTGCAGACCCAActttttgatatttattttgtGAATATCTTTGCAATAATAATCgtaaattatgcaatttagactgtattatttaaactactaTCTGTAAAATACTAACAATTCTAGCTTGGAATAGACAAATATAGCTACTCAGAGGTTACTGAATTTTAATATAGCCTCTACATCAAAGTATTCCCTCAAATAAGCtaaaattttctattaaagagttaattgaatgaaaaataattttatttgcacAACAAGTAACTTCTTTTATTCAATGAAAAATTTCCAGTTGTAGGTGTTGCAAAGTCAAAAGTTCGGTCTGTGCATGTCACATTCTGCGCAGATAAAGGAAAACATAGTTGGGTATCTTTTGGAAACGTTATACCTTTTCATGGAATTGATGACTTTGAAAAACGTAAAGAAGAAATAACtcctgaaataaaaaagaaagatcCAAAGTACGCTGCAGCATTTGTGATCAAACCCTCaatgaaattaaaatgggATGATGCAGTTGCCGAAGCATCAGGCTTAATGGCTAAGAGTCCGGAAGCAagaattgaaattttcaaaccaaaaaatagcaaaaacaACAGTTTATTAAACAAATCAGTTAAAACAGTTGATCAATCAGAAGAAAACActaagaagagaaagaaaactTTTACAGATGATGAGATTTTGACTAAAAAATCCAAACAAGAGGTAAATATAATTGaagtattaaataaaagtGTGTTTACATtcattcaacatttttattctttaatGTTTTGTAGATTGAAGAAGTAGAAATTTTAGATGAAAGGTTAGATAATAAATTAGGAAGTCATTTAAATTTGGAAACTCCACCAACTCCTCCATCAAGCCATAAAGACTCCAGTGATGAAGGTGCCACATCAAAgaagttcaaaaataaaaagcgaTCAGGAAAGTATGGAGTCTTCGAAGTATTTTGCGAACGCAATAAAGAATCAGCAGAACAGTTAGACCCAGACGCGTCAGAAGCAGACATTAAAGCATATTTGTTAGACTTGTGGGAAAACATGAGCAGTCAAGAGCGCAGTAAGTATAGGGCGGATTACCTCCAAAGCGATGAGGTAAATTTATACTCGATAGATGTGGATGAAGACGAAGAAGATGAGGAAGACGAAGATGACGATGAAGATGAggatgatgacgatgacgacTATGATGACGATGAAGAAGCTGAATCCGAGCCTGAGCCTGAGAAATTAGCAGTTGTCAACAGGAGGCAAAGAACAAAAggtcaattaaaaattgatgaatttttcaGTCACGAGGAGCCTTTGGAAAGAGCTACAAGAAGACAAAGATCAAAAGCAGGCCTTAATACAACCAAGGATGAGTTTTCAGAtcaagaagaagaggagagcACCTCTGTGGAATCGGATAAATCCGTAAAGAAGCGAAGGACGAAAGAAAGACGGGAATCCTCTGATCAGGACGACGTTATATCCATAGACTCGGGAGATGTACCTGTGAAAAAGGGAAGGTCCAAAGTTGACAATGAAAGTTCAAAAGATTATCCACCCTCTTTAATGATTGATACGGGCAAGCGACATCGACCCTACAAACTTTTCAAGGGCATGAAGAACGAGCGAGTTTGTCAGATCTGCGAAAAAACGGGTAAGCTCATTCGTTGTCGAGGCCCTTGCCATTCGTACTTCCATCTAGCATGTGTAAAGCCAGGCGAGTCAAGTCCTGAGCCCAGCGAAGCTGGGGACATCGAAGAGAACAACGCCTACAAGGAAGATCTCAAAGAAATCAAGGCAAAATCCAAGGAGATccaagagaaagaggaggcTGCCTTTGACTACGATAACTTCAAGTGTATCGACTGTCTGTCTGGTGTGGCGCCGCCGTGCTTTGTCTGCCATGAGCGTGATGGCGAGCGCACCAAGTGCTCGATACTTGCCTGCGGCAAGCATTATCACCCGGACTGTCTTAAGAGTTGGCCTCAGTGTCAGTGGCAGGGCGGTCGACTAACCTGCCCTCACCACATCTGTCACACTTGTGCTTCCGACAATCCGCAGAATAGTCATCCAAGGTCGGCCGGCGAGAAGTTTGCGAAATGCGTGAAGTGCCCCTCGACCTATCACGCCTCTATCTCCTGTTTACCTGCTGGTTCGACTATACTGACTGGGAGTCAAATTGTCTGTCCAAAACATTACAAATCGTCGCATCCACCTGTCAATGCAACTTGGTGCTTCCTATGCACAGAAGGCGGCAGTTTAATTTGCTGCGACACTTGCCCAACATCGTTCCATTTAGAATGTTTAGGTAggatttcttttaatttttaattgttcgAAACAAAGTTCTTGCAATAATTTATGTTTCATTTATTAGGCATAGACGCACCAGATGGTGGCTACATTTGCGAAGATTGCGAGACTGGAAGATTGCCGCTTTATGGCGAGGTTGTTTGGGTTAAACTTGGCACTTATCGATGGTGGCCTTCAGTTATCTGTTACCCACAAGAAATTCCCACGAATATTGCTACGCGACCGCACAAAGCTGGTGAATTTTGTGTTATGTTTTTGGGTACGAGGGACTACTATTGGATTCACAggttaatacattttatttatttgttcttTATTGTCGTTTGGCAATTAGTTTATAACGCAAGGCTTCTAATGGTAATTATCACTTTCTAGGGGAAAAGCTTTTCTTTACCAAGATGGGGATGCCAATACAAAGGTAATAGGTTCAAAGAAAGTGGAGGAATCGTATAGAAAAGCTTTACAGGAAGCAAAGCTTTTCCACGAACGTCTTGTATATGAAAGGGCTGTAGCAAAATGCCGAGGCAGCTCCAAAAGTCTCAAACCACCTCCTTACGTAAAGCTTAAGGTAAACAAGCCCGTTGGAAACGTGAAGGTTCCCGAAGTCGACAGTATGGTCGCATGCGACTGTAATCCCAACCAACCATATCCGTGTTCACCTGACTCGGACTGCTTGAATCGTATATTGATGATCGAATGCAGCCCGGATACTTGTCCAGCTAGTACGAAGTGTCAGAATCAGCTTTTCGTACAGAGAAAGTATCCAGCTATGAAGCCTGCTCATACAGAAGAACGAGGCTGGGGACTTGTATCTCTTGAACCCATAAAGCACGGACAATTCATCATTGAATACGTGGGAGAAGTCATCGATGAAGCGGAATATAAGCTTCGATtgcaacaaaaaaaggagagaaaaaacgaaaaCTATTACTTTTTAACTATAGATAATTCTAGAATGATAGATGCTGAACCAAAGGGAAATTTAAGTCGGTTTATGAGTAAGTTCGATTTcttattgtttataatttcTCAAATGCAATTTTGAATATCCACTTAAGTATTTTTTTACTCATTTCTAGATCATTCCTGTCAACCCAATTGCGAAACACAAAAATGGAAAGTCAATGGTGATACCCGAATTGGACTGTTTGCCTTACGCGATATTGAACCTGGTGAAGAGTTAACTTTTAATTACAATTTAGCTTGTGATGGGGAGACGCGAAAGCCGTGTCTTTGCAAAGCTCCCAATTGCAGCGGTTTTATAGGTCTGAAAGTTCCTAAGCAACAAATGAGTTTAGTAcaacaaaagaaaattgaaaaggCTGAAAAAGTTAAGAAACAGAGAAAGTAAGTAACTGACAATagatagaaataaataaacagcTTTACATGCACAATTTTTAACAAActatcttttatttttcaagaaatagtaaaaaggTTTTATTAAGCTGTTGGAATTGTAGTCAAAAGATCGATAATCCCGACGATGCACATCGATGTGACCAAAAGACTTGTGGCAAAGTTTACCACGCACATTGCATTGCCATCGAAGACGGCCCAGATCATATTTTTCATTGCCCTTGGCATTTCTGTGCCGAATGCTACAAGAGAACGTCAATACGATGTAGTTATTGCTGTAATGCATTTTGTCAGCGTATGTACAATCCGTATTGTaatcatttaaaaatgaacaaaatttcctataattttttaataatcaaaacAATTCTCTTGCTACTCTAGTTCACGTATTCGGCAATTTACGTGAGGATCCCGAGACTGCTAACTTGATATGCTACAATCATCAGACAGAAAACGGAGACTACATCGATTTAAACCTGGGTGAACCGGGTGAAGCTCTCATGGACGATGATGGCGATGACGATGTTGTGATCATCAATGATGACTACAATAGCATGGAAACGTTTTGTGATGAAGCTCTCGAGGAGCCGTTAGAGCCTCCACCGCCACTAATACCATTAGCGGCACCGCCGTCACTCATGCCAGTGGTTATGGAAACGCCTGCATCTTGTTCTGTGCAACCCGACGAGATTTCGCCAAGGGGCGCCATCGTCGAGGTAAGACAGAGGCTGACGCGCGCGAGTAGGTCAGCAGCGTCACTgcatcgatcgatcgatctgTAAATTGCTCAAGTGTCcttacaaatttttcaatttttttttcattttgttggGATCGTTCTTTCGAACTTGGCTTTTCAATTGGCTTAGCTTGTAGTGCATGAGCATGATTAGTtgcaaaaagttatttttctaCTTACTGAACTGCGCCAAACTAggaaaatgtatttattagATTCAGTTTGCATCAAAGAGATCGCAAAATTGCATCAATGCTCTAAAGTCGATGCCATCACAAAAGTCAAGTTCGAATAGGTAAACCTAGATATTCGTCTATCTAGTTCTTGTAATAATCGATGTTTTTTTTCTGTCGAGTTCAGCAAAAAATGCTCTGCGGAATgggtatataataatttactccTTTAATTGTAACCAATTCAAtggttttttataaaaaataatccagattacttttcttttgaaaaacGCTTATTTTGCgtgtgttattattttctaatttgcTCTCACAAGATATTCAAAAAAACATCAAAGAATTGTGTATTCTATATTTTATACGTAAGAAATAGATGGGTTTTTTTATCGAAAGCCATCGATATCATCGACGGTGGTGGCAAAGCATGAGACGGAAACGGGCGGCAGTAGTAACAAATTAGCTCAATATTGTTGAATGTtaataatcattttatttGTCTTCTGTCATTGTTGTCTTCCCCAAATAGTCCAGTTTTGCCATGCAGATCCCGTCAAAATGAAATTAACAAATAAATCATAAATCTGTGAATACGCAAACATAGTGAATCATTATGTAAAATATCGTGCAATGCTATAAACCGTAAAGATTCTGTCTCGGTTACTTCGATTTATATAGGATATAAAATTCTacaatcgtttttttttttaaggttgTTGGCAAATCTTACGAATGTGCATTGATTTCTTTTAAATaggataatttttgtttgtgtTACTTACACTTCCATTTAAAAgcgataatacatttttttacaaattcttTCAAGAATTTTAGATTTCTTATATTTTCTGCGCTTTCACTGCCTTCTATTACTTTAACGCGTATCCACCAacatttgtatattttaaatttcgtTTTGAGTCATACATCAGATGTTACGCGTAATCATTGATAtgaaattgcaaaaatatgtatatattatacatattttttcaaaagttattaCTAATTATGATTATCAAATTGTTAATATTGTATAGAGAAGTATACTCTATGCATGTATACATGTTGAAACGATATTGCATCATGTACCAATctcaaattattttgttttataaaataatgtgtTTTATGAAGGAAAcatcttttatatttaatttttgtaaccatgttattttatattaccCTTTATGTTTCCTTATTGTACACaagtatttattcaaaatcatGTTATGTCCTCATATGCATACTTTAGTTACCCAAGATATATTGAACTAGTTGTGTAGAGTCTGCAACATatcattaattaaatatatacacaATAAAATACCAATCGAAAAATTCTGTTTTAATGTACATTGTAGTGATAATATTAGActaaaattttcagaaaaaaacaAGCCTGTCTTAATCTTTGCACTTGCTAATACTCAATGAGCTTTGTATCTTCTATTtcgatttcttctttttcataCCCCATAACTGTCCTCATGCACCGATTATTTACATATAGCTTTTTTCTACATTTCAGCTTAGGTAGGTAATGGTAGatgcaagaaaaaaagtctttgtcaaattataataatcatttattcGTATAAAAGTTAAAACACTTTTATAACCGCTGTACATGATCGAATGCCCACATGTAATGAAAGACACGTTTATCTATCCTGCATTTGTATGGGGATAAAATCTGGAGAGTGTTGGcttaattttgcaatttttcaatttttatacgaGTATCGTCAGGAGGATTCGTGTaatctgaaaaaaagaaaaaacatttGTATTTAGATAAAATGTATATGCTATCGTTGCAAAtattctaaatctatgagccTATTGGTGTACAGAaactaaaaactaaaaaacttCATGCACTTTTCTAAATCAAGCATACACATTGATGGTCATTGCGTGAAGTAACACATGattgttatttaaaaattaaaaacgtgTTATTGTGTAAGTCCATCTCCACTCTTTTAGTTTAGTCACATCTCCCATATGTAAGTATgattttggtttatttatttttcttttttatgatAATGCATCTTTTTAATTGTAAGTGTTATTGTAACGTTAAAAATGTCTGAAGCTGTGATCTCCGTTTTGTAACTCTAATTTAAGTATAATATCGCGTTGTTCGATCgactaaaaattaaaaaatcgaaattgaTTTGATAGATAGAAAAGGAATATAACTTCACAATACAAAGTTAATCAACgtcgaatattttaataaattaacagaataataaaaaaaaattgtcggtTGCATACATCGATAGCACatcatacatatataattgTTGCAAAATAATTTCGCAGCTAAgaagcataaaataaaaatacatagcGCAATCGCTCTCATACTTATAACAATAATCTATCAAATCGCAAATTTCATCTACCGATAagtctattattattttaaacaataacaAAGCTCGCAATACATTCACTAGTACTAGAAAACATTGATCTTTGTCGTGGTTCAAGCGCATGTTTCTAaaattataagtatataacAGACAATGACCCAGACCAATACtgagaaaacaaaataaaataaaaaccaacAACAGCACCTCGAtaagaaatgaaaaaagaaattctaAAGACCGTGTGTATTAAAACCCTCAGGTCCacgcgagcagcgaagaaGGCGAGGAGGAAGATGAGTCGTCGTCGCAAAAGGAAGATGACGAGGATGAGACGGCCAGTAATAAAAGACGCCGCAGGAGACGTCAGCGAAGGAAACAGAACGCG
Coding sequences within it:
- the LOC100116149 gene encoding histone-lysine N-methyltransferase NSD2 isoform X1: MDILEEDAARKNNDSTAEELIGSVAKSTDKPCSPSPRPLGTSRYGRLIKPKSPSNVMLDSPKNLKMPKNSKPEASIEDECTKMDDTSSVMDDTVNNSLDCSSVGVEEDSINIEDLQSQCPWTLGQIVWSRIGTYPFWPGIVTIHPETMTYVSERVVGVAKSKVRSVHVTFCADKGKHSWVSFGNVIPFHGIDDFEKRKEEITPEIKKKDPKYAAAFVIKPSMKLKWDDAVAEASGLMAKSPEARIEIFKPKNSKNNSLLNKSVKTVDQSEENTKKRKKTFTDDEILTKKSKQEIEEVEILDERLDNKLGSHLNLETPPTPPSSHKDSSDEGATSKKFKNKKRSGKYGVFEVFCERNKESAEQLDPDASEADIKAYLLDLWENMSSQERSKYRADYLQSDEVNLYSIDVDEDEEDEEDEDDDEDEDDDDDDYDDDEEAESEPEPEKLAVVNRRQRTKGQLKIDEFFSHEEPLERATRRQRSKAGLNTTKDEFSDQEEEESTSVESDKSVKKRRTKERRESSDQDDVISIDSGDVPVKKGRSKVDNESSKDYPPSLMIDTGKRHRPYKLFKGMKNERVCQICEKTGKLIRCRGPCHSYFHLACVKPGESSPEPSEAGDIEENNAYKEDLKEIKAKSKEIQEKEEAAFDYDNFKCIDCLSGVAPPCFVCHERDGERTKCSILACGKHYHPDCLKSWPQCQWQGGRLTCPHHICHTCASDNPQNSHPRSAGEKFAKCVKCPSTYHASISCLPAGSTILTGSQIVCPKHYKSSHPPVNATWCFLCTEGGSLICCDTCPTSFHLECLGIDAPDGGYICEDCETGRLPLYGEVVWVKLGTYRWWPSVICYPQEIPTNIATRPHKAGEFCVMFLGTRDYYWIHRGKAFLYQDGDANTKVIGSKKVEESYRKALQEAKLFHERLVYERAVAKCRGSSKSLKPPPYVKLKVNKPVGNVKVPEVDSMVACDCNPNQPYPCSPDSDCLNRILMIECSPDTCPASTKCQNQLFVQRKYPAMKPAHTEERGWGLVSLEPIKHGQFIIEYVGEVIDEAEYKLRLQQKKERKNENYYFLTIDNSRMIDAEPKGNLSRFMNHSCQPNCETQKWKVNGDTRIGLFALRDIEPGEELTFNYNLACDGETRKPCLCKAPNCSGFIGLKVPKQQMSLVQQKKIEKAEKVKKQRKNSKKVLLSCWNCSQKIDNPDDAHRCDQKTCGKVYHAHCIAIEDGPDHIFHCPWHFCAECYKRTSIRCSYCCNAFCQLHVFGNLREDPETANLICYNHQTENGDYIDLNLGEPGEALMDDDGDDDVVIINDDYNSMETFCDEALEEPLEPPPPLIPLAAPPSLMPVVMETPASCSVQPDEISPRGAIVEVHASSEEGEEEDESSSQKEDDEDETASNKRRRRRRQRRKQNAAESDFTLDQIAAIIGIVK
- the LOC100116149 gene encoding histone-lysine N-methyltransferase NSD2 isoform X2 gives rise to the protein MPKNSKPEASIEDECTKMDDTSSVMDDTVNNSLDCSSVGVEEDSINIEDLQSQCPWTLGQIVWSRIGTYPFWPGIVTIHPETMTYVSERVVGVAKSKVRSVHVTFCADKGKHSWVSFGNVIPFHGIDDFEKRKEEITPEIKKKDPKYAAAFVIKPSMKLKWDDAVAEASGLMAKSPEARIEIFKPKNSKNNSLLNKSVKTVDQSEENTKKRKKTFTDDEILTKKSKQEIEEVEILDERLDNKLGSHLNLETPPTPPSSHKDSSDEGATSKKFKNKKRSGKYGVFEVFCERNKESAEQLDPDASEADIKAYLLDLWENMSSQERSKYRADYLQSDEVNLYSIDVDEDEEDEEDEDDDEDEDDDDDDYDDDEEAESEPEPEKLAVVNRRQRTKGQLKIDEFFSHEEPLERATRRQRSKAGLNTTKDEFSDQEEEESTSVESDKSVKKRRTKERRESSDQDDVISIDSGDVPVKKGRSKVDNESSKDYPPSLMIDTGKRHRPYKLFKGMKNERVCQICEKTGKLIRCRGPCHSYFHLACVKPGESSPEPSEAGDIEENNAYKEDLKEIKAKSKEIQEKEEAAFDYDNFKCIDCLSGVAPPCFVCHERDGERTKCSILACGKHYHPDCLKSWPQCQWQGGRLTCPHHICHTCASDNPQNSHPRSAGEKFAKCVKCPSTYHASISCLPAGSTILTGSQIVCPKHYKSSHPPVNATWCFLCTEGGSLICCDTCPTSFHLECLGIDAPDGGYICEDCETGRLPLYGEVVWVKLGTYRWWPSVICYPQEIPTNIATRPHKAGEFCVMFLGTRDYYWIHRGKAFLYQDGDANTKVIGSKKVEESYRKALQEAKLFHERLVYERAVAKCRGSSKSLKPPPYVKLKVNKPVGNVKVPEVDSMVACDCNPNQPYPCSPDSDCLNRILMIECSPDTCPASTKCQNQLFVQRKYPAMKPAHTEERGWGLVSLEPIKHGQFIIEYVGEVIDEAEYKLRLQQKKERKNENYYFLTIDNSRMIDAEPKGNLSRFMNHSCQPNCETQKWKVNGDTRIGLFALRDIEPGEELTFNYNLACDGETRKPCLCKAPNCSGFIGLKVPKQQMSLVQQKKIEKAEKVKKQRKNSKKVLLSCWNCSQKIDNPDDAHRCDQKTCGKVYHAHCIAIEDGPDHIFHCPWHFCAECYKRTSIRCSYCCNAFCQLHVFGNLREDPETANLICYNHQTENGDYIDLNLGEPGEALMDDDGDDDVVIINDDYNSMETFCDEALEEPLEPPPPLIPLAAPPSLMPVVMETPASCSVQPDEISPRGAIVEVHASSEEGEEEDESSSQKEDDEDETASNKRRRRRRQRRKQNAAESDFTLDQIAAIIGIVK
- the LOC100116149 gene encoding histone-lysine N-methyltransferase NSD2 isoform X3, with the protein product MKLKWDDAVAEASGLMAKSPEARIEIFKPKNSKNNSLLNKSVKTVDQSEENTKKRKKTFTDDEILTKKSKQEIEEVEILDERLDNKLGSHLNLETPPTPPSSHKDSSDEGATSKKFKNKKRSGKYGVFEVFCERNKESAEQLDPDASEADIKAYLLDLWENMSSQERSKYRADYLQSDEVNLYSIDVDEDEEDEEDEDDDEDEDDDDDDYDDDEEAESEPEPEKLAVVNRRQRTKGQLKIDEFFSHEEPLERATRRQRSKAGLNTTKDEFSDQEEEESTSVESDKSVKKRRTKERRESSDQDDVISIDSGDVPVKKGRSKVDNESSKDYPPSLMIDTGKRHRPYKLFKGMKNERVCQICEKTGKLIRCRGPCHSYFHLACVKPGESSPEPSEAGDIEENNAYKEDLKEIKAKSKEIQEKEEAAFDYDNFKCIDCLSGVAPPCFVCHERDGERTKCSILACGKHYHPDCLKSWPQCQWQGGRLTCPHHICHTCASDNPQNSHPRSAGEKFAKCVKCPSTYHASISCLPAGSTILTGSQIVCPKHYKSSHPPVNATWCFLCTEGGSLICCDTCPTSFHLECLGIDAPDGGYICEDCETGRLPLYGEVVWVKLGTYRWWPSVICYPQEIPTNIATRPHKAGEFCVMFLGTRDYYWIHRGKAFLYQDGDANTKVIGSKKVEESYRKALQEAKLFHERLVYERAVAKCRGSSKSLKPPPYVKLKVNKPVGNVKVPEVDSMVACDCNPNQPYPCSPDSDCLNRILMIECSPDTCPASTKCQNQLFVQRKYPAMKPAHTEERGWGLVSLEPIKHGQFIIEYVGEVIDEAEYKLRLQQKKERKNENYYFLTIDNSRMIDAEPKGNLSRFMNHSCQPNCETQKWKVNGDTRIGLFALRDIEPGEELTFNYNLACDGETRKPCLCKAPNCSGFIGLKVPKQQMSLVQQKKIEKAEKVKKQRKNSKKVLLSCWNCSQKIDNPDDAHRCDQKTCGKVYHAHCIAIEDGPDHIFHCPWHFCAECYKRTSIRCSYCCNAFCQLHVFGNLREDPETANLICYNHQTENGDYIDLNLGEPGEALMDDDGDDDVVIINDDYNSMETFCDEALEEPLEPPPPLIPLAAPPSLMPVVMETPASCSVQPDEISPRGAIVEVHASSEEGEEEDESSSQKEDDEDETASNKRRRRRRQRRKQNAAESDFTLDQIAAIIGIVK